In Marmota flaviventris isolate mMarFla1 chromosome 15, mMarFla1.hap1, whole genome shotgun sequence, a single window of DNA contains:
- the LOC114105402 gene encoding zinc finger protein 250 isoform X2 — protein sequence MATARLLPLPAEHQAKVTFEDVAVLLSQEEWDRLGPAQRGLYRNVMMETYGNVVSLGLPGSKPNVISQLERGEDPWVLDGQGAESQGLGNGHSECKTKEENQNTDWPLKPIISDEVTVHLGKASSGSIVQEHYNPEQSFCLHPSPVVPGEARVSNRSRPLTPHPEAPSGERPYMCIECGKCFGRSSHLLQHQRIHTGEKPYVCSVCGKAFSQSSVLSKHRRIHTGEKPYECNECGKAFRVSSDLAQHHKIHTGEKPHECAECRKAFTQLSHLIQHQRIHTGERPYVCPLCGKAFNHSTVLRSHQRVHTGEKPHQCSECGKTFSVKRTLLQHQRVHTGEKPYTCSECGKAFSDRSVLIQHHNVHTGEKPYECGECGKAFSHRSTLMNHERIHSEEKPYACYECGKAFVQHSHLIQHQRVHTGEKPYVCGECGHAFSARRSLIQHERIHTGEKPFQCTECSKAFSLKATLIVHLRTHTGEKPYECSSCGKAFSQYSVLIQHQRIHTGEKPYECGECGRAFNQHGHLIQHQKVHGKL from the exons ATGGCAACTGCCAGACTCCTGCCACTGCCAGCAGAACATCAG GCTAAGGTGACCTTCGAGGATGTAGCTGTGCTCCTCTCTCAGGAGGAATGGGATCGTCTGGGCCCTGCGCAGCGGGGCCTCTACCGAAACGTAATGATGGAGACCTACGGAAACGTGGTCTCACTGG GACTTCCAGGATCCAAGCCCAATGTCATCTCCCAGCTGGAACGAGGGGAAGACCCGTGGGTCCTGGACGGACAGGGGGCTGAGAGCCAGGGCTTGGGGAATGGCCACTCAG AATGCAAAACCAAGGAAGAGAACCAAAATACAGATTGGCCCTTAAAGCCGATAATTTCAGATGAGGTAACAGTGCATCTGGGGAAAGCATCTTCAGGGAGCATCGTTCAAGAACATTATAACCCAGAGCAGAGCTTCTGCCTGCATCCAAGCCCTGTCGTCCCTGGCGAGGCTCGGGTCTCGAATAGGAGCAGGCCACTGACTCCACACCCAGAAGCTCCCAGTGGAGAGAGGCCCTACATGTGCATCGAGTGTGGGAAGTGCTTTGGGCGGAGCTCCCATCTTCTTCAACACCAGCGAATCCACACGGGTGAGAAGCCATATGTGTGCAGTGTGTGCGGGAAGGCCTTCAGCCAAAGCTCAGTCCTCAGTAAACACAGGAGAATCCACACTGGCGAAAAACCCTATGAGTGTAAcgagtgtggaaaagccttccgAGTGAGCTCGGACCTTGCTCAGCACCACAAGattcacacaggagagaaacctcACGAGTGTGCCGAGTGTCGGAAGGCCTTCACCCAGCTCTCGCACCTCATCCAGCACCAGCGGATCCACACAGGGGAGAGGCCCTATGTGTGCCCACTATGTGGGAAGGCCTTCAACCACAGCACTGTGCTGCGGAGCCACCAGAGGGtacacactggggagaagcctcACCAGTGCAGCGAGTGCGGGAAGACCTTCAGCGTAAAGAGGACGCTGCTGCAGCACCAGCGGGTGCACACAGGGGAGAAGCCCTACACGTGCAGTGAGTGCGGGAAGGCCTTCAGTGACCGCTCAGTCCTCATCCAGCACCACAATGTgcacacaggagagaagccctacgagTGTGGCGAGTGTGGCAAGGCCTTCAGCCACCGCTCCACCCTCATGAACCATGAGCGGATCCACTCAGAGGAAAAGCCCTATGCTTGCTACGAGTGTGGCAAGGCCTTCGTGCAGCACTCCCACCTGATCCAGCACCAGAGGGTCCACACCGGGGAGAAGCCCTATGTGTGTGGAGAGTGTGGGCATGCCTTTAGCGCACGTCGCTCTCTGATCCAGCATGAGAGGATCCACACGGGAGAGAAGCCCTTCCAGTGCACAGAGTGCAGCAAGGCCTTCAGCCTTAAGGCCACCCTGATCGTGCACCTGCGGACCCACACTGGCGAGAAGCCCTATGAGTGCAGCAGCTGCGGCAAGGCCTTCAGCCAGTACTCGGTGCTCATCCAGCACCAGCGGATCCATacaggggagaagccctatgagtgtgGGGAGTGCGGACGTGCCTTCAACCAACACGGCCACCTGATCCAGCACCAGAAGGTGCACGGGAAGCTGTGA
- the LOC114105402 gene encoding zinc finger protein 250 isoform X1, whose amino-acid sequence MATARLLPLPAEHQAKVTFEDVAVLLSQEEWDRLGPAQRGLYRNVMMETYGNVVSLGLPGSKPNVISQLERGEDPWVLDGQGAESQGLGNGHSDNLKCDHTAVCVQDSLSCPWECKTKEENQNTDWPLKPIISDEVTVHLGKASSGSIVQEHYNPEQSFCLHPSPVVPGEARVSNRSRPLTPHPEAPSGERPYMCIECGKCFGRSSHLLQHQRIHTGEKPYVCSVCGKAFSQSSVLSKHRRIHTGEKPYECNECGKAFRVSSDLAQHHKIHTGEKPHECAECRKAFTQLSHLIQHQRIHTGERPYVCPLCGKAFNHSTVLRSHQRVHTGEKPHQCSECGKTFSVKRTLLQHQRVHTGEKPYTCSECGKAFSDRSVLIQHHNVHTGEKPYECGECGKAFSHRSTLMNHERIHSEEKPYACYECGKAFVQHSHLIQHQRVHTGEKPYVCGECGHAFSARRSLIQHERIHTGEKPFQCTECSKAFSLKATLIVHLRTHTGEKPYECSSCGKAFSQYSVLIQHQRIHTGEKPYECGECGRAFNQHGHLIQHQKVHGKL is encoded by the exons ATGGCAACTGCCAGACTCCTGCCACTGCCAGCAGAACATCAG GCTAAGGTGACCTTCGAGGATGTAGCTGTGCTCCTCTCTCAGGAGGAATGGGATCGTCTGGGCCCTGCGCAGCGGGGCCTCTACCGAAACGTAATGATGGAGACCTACGGAAACGTGGTCTCACTGG GACTTCCAGGATCCAAGCCCAATGTCATCTCCCAGCTGGAACGAGGGGAAGACCCGTGGGTCCTGGACGGACAGGGGGCTGAGAGCCAGGGCTTGGGGAATGGCCACTCAG ACAACCTCAAATGTGATCACACTGCAGTCTGTGTGCAGGACAGCTTATCTTGTCCATGGG AATGCAAAACCAAGGAAGAGAACCAAAATACAGATTGGCCCTTAAAGCCGATAATTTCAGATGAGGTAACAGTGCATCTGGGGAAAGCATCTTCAGGGAGCATCGTTCAAGAACATTATAACCCAGAGCAGAGCTTCTGCCTGCATCCAAGCCCTGTCGTCCCTGGCGAGGCTCGGGTCTCGAATAGGAGCAGGCCACTGACTCCACACCCAGAAGCTCCCAGTGGAGAGAGGCCCTACATGTGCATCGAGTGTGGGAAGTGCTTTGGGCGGAGCTCCCATCTTCTTCAACACCAGCGAATCCACACGGGTGAGAAGCCATATGTGTGCAGTGTGTGCGGGAAGGCCTTCAGCCAAAGCTCAGTCCTCAGTAAACACAGGAGAATCCACACTGGCGAAAAACCCTATGAGTGTAAcgagtgtggaaaagccttccgAGTGAGCTCGGACCTTGCTCAGCACCACAAGattcacacaggagagaaacctcACGAGTGTGCCGAGTGTCGGAAGGCCTTCACCCAGCTCTCGCACCTCATCCAGCACCAGCGGATCCACACAGGGGAGAGGCCCTATGTGTGCCCACTATGTGGGAAGGCCTTCAACCACAGCACTGTGCTGCGGAGCCACCAGAGGGtacacactggggagaagcctcACCAGTGCAGCGAGTGCGGGAAGACCTTCAGCGTAAAGAGGACGCTGCTGCAGCACCAGCGGGTGCACACAGGGGAGAAGCCCTACACGTGCAGTGAGTGCGGGAAGGCCTTCAGTGACCGCTCAGTCCTCATCCAGCACCACAATGTgcacacaggagagaagccctacgagTGTGGCGAGTGTGGCAAGGCCTTCAGCCACCGCTCCACCCTCATGAACCATGAGCGGATCCACTCAGAGGAAAAGCCCTATGCTTGCTACGAGTGTGGCAAGGCCTTCGTGCAGCACTCCCACCTGATCCAGCACCAGAGGGTCCACACCGGGGAGAAGCCCTATGTGTGTGGAGAGTGTGGGCATGCCTTTAGCGCACGTCGCTCTCTGATCCAGCATGAGAGGATCCACACGGGAGAGAAGCCCTTCCAGTGCACAGAGTGCAGCAAGGCCTTCAGCCTTAAGGCCACCCTGATCGTGCACCTGCGGACCCACACTGGCGAGAAGCCCTATGAGTGCAGCAGCTGCGGCAAGGCCTTCAGCCAGTACTCGGTGCTCATCCAGCACCAGCGGATCCATacaggggagaagccctatgagtgtgGGGAGTGCGGACGTGCCTTCAACCAACACGGCCACCTGATCCAGCACCAGAAGGTGCACGGGAAGCTGTGA